A segment of the Desulfurococcus mucosus DSM 2162 genome:
TAAGGGTGAGCGTGTCTCAGCAAGGATACCGCCCGCTGTAGCCGGCTTGATGGAGGCAGGCGGCTTCATTGAAGAATACTGTTTCCACAGGCTGAGCACCGGGGCCAAGCACCCTGTGCTCCCATACTACTCGTCGAAGTATACTCTTATACTGCTCGCAGGGGACTTAGCTATCGCTCTACTCCTCTACTATGCTTAAAGCCACTGCGTCAGCCCCTGAACCCTCGTCACAGCCTCAACGGCTCCCTGTTCGAGACCCTCATCACTGGATCCAAGGGAAGACATGTATCCAGGGCCTTAAACACTTTGCCTCCAATGGTTTCCCCTCGGGTTGAACCCTCCTATGCAACCGGCTTCCCGGCACGGGCCTCCAGGGGTGCTGCCGCGGCTGCAATCCTTGCCTTCCCCAGCTTGCTCAACACGTAGAGGGCCTTCCTACGGGACAACACCTGGTTATTGTTCCCGCAGTATGGGCTGAAGATGCACCTGGGGCATCCATCGTGGCAGTCGCACCTGCTCATTATCTCCTCAGCAACTTTCTCAGCATCCTCCAGCCTCTCGTAGAGCAGCTTCGCCACCCCGCTGCCGCCCACCGCTGCATCGTATACAACTATGTCTCCGCTCGGATAGCTCACGCCGCCTAGATCCGTTAACCCGGAGCCGCATACAACCCTTGCAGCCGAGATCAAGGCGTGTTCTATAGCGTGGAATGCCTCAGCACTCCCCCGGGCTCCAAGCTCGTCTGGAACAGGGTATTTTATGAGGGTGGCTCTCGTAGGATACCTGTATGCAACCGGCTCCTCCAGTTCCACGGTGGAAAGCGTCTCCCCACTATACATGTCTTTGACGACTACTCCCTCAACCCTTAGCTCTAACACGACCCTAGCGTACGCTGCCCTCACCCCGCTTCCAGTCCTCCTCTCAGCAAGGATATCGTAGTCCACGACGTCCACGGTGTAGAGGGGCCTAGTGTAGGATGCGTTGCCGCTCACCCTTCTAGCGTACGCCCTCTTACTCGATAAATCAATTGATTCAACCATGTATGATTCCCCAGTGTAGAGGTAGATGGCTCCCGGGTAGAGTTCGAGCAGTGCCACCGGTAGCTCACGGTAGGCTATGACCTCGCCTCGGCCTGAGTCAACGACCTCTACCACGGGGCCTGATGCACGTAGACTTCCGTGCTCCATGAGGAAGAGCCTTGCACGCCTCGGCACAGGTCTCACATATTCTCCCACGGTTTTCACGAATCCCTCCGCGGCTAGGTCGCCTAGAACCCTCTTCCACTCCTCAGGTAGATCCATGACCCTGGCTCTCCAAACCTGCAGTAGGTATGCGAGGAGATGAGTCTTAGACACCTCCTCGTTGAAGGGCTCTATCACCGATGGCTGGATGGACTGTGTGAAAAAGCGCTCCGGCATCCTGGCGTAGTAGGTGTCTATAGGGTCGTCGCCCAGCACGGTGAACACGTAGCCTCTTCTCCTCCTACCAACTCTCCCAGCCCTCTGCAAGTACTTGGTGTATGAGGGAGGCGGTGAAGCCATAACGGCTGCATCCAAGGCCCCTATGTCTATCCCGAGCTCCAGTGTAGGGGTGGCTACAACCCCGTCGACTACGCCGCTCCTGAGCTTGGCCTCTACATCCCTCCTTACGTCTGCTGGGAGCCCGGCTCTATGCACCGCTACATTAACCCCGTGCCGGGTTCGCAGGATCCTTGTGAGCAACTCGGCGAGCTGCTGGCTGTCAACAAACACTATGAATCTCAACCCTTTCCTCGAGAGAATACTGCATAGCTGTGCTGTGACACTCCACCGACTCATGTATCCCGAGGAGACTAGCACATGTGTAACAACCCCCCTCCTCCACGTCTCACCCCGTACCTCCACGAATTCCTCACCGAAGAGCTCTCCCGCGAACTCCCTTGGGTTGCCGATGGTCGCAGACGCCCCTATGAACACGGGCTTCGAAGCCCTGGATTTCTTCAGCCTCTCGGCAAGGTGGTGTATGTGGCTGCCTAGAACCCCCTCGTAAACGTGTAGTTCATCGAAAACCATGAAGTCCGCTCTCTCGGCAAACCCCCTTACATGGGGACTGTATATTAGTCCAGTGTGCAACATATCCGGGTTCGACACTATTATCGATGGAGGGTTCGAGGCGATTCTCCGCCTCAGCCTCACCGGCGTATCTCCATCGTACACGGCGAAGCTCACAGCCGGGTACACGGTGTACTCGATGAACCTGTTCAACTGGTCTCTTGCAAGAGCCTTAGTCGGGTAGAGTACCATGGCCCTAGGGTTCCATCCGTCTCCCTCCACCACCCTCTTGATTACTGGGAGCAGAAAGGCCTCTGTCTTGCCTGTTCCCGTTCCAGCAGATATCACCGTGTTCTCGCCGTTTAAGATGTGGCGGTAGGCCTCGTATTGAAACCTGTAGAGTCTCTCAATACCCTTGCGGAGCAATGCTTTGACAATGGGGTCCGGTAACCCGATGTCACGGATGCTTGGCCCGGGCTCTGGTTCACCCGTCTCCTCAACTCTCTCATATATCACTGATGCACCGCTCCCAGGGTACATGGATTTGAGCTCAGCGTCTACCTCTCTGACAAGGGGGTCCCTGGGCTCCATCACTCCACCTTTCTAGATAGATCCCTCAATAAGCGTTCCCTTTTAGTCAGCTTCCTCCACAGCTTGTAGTGTTCTTCACACAGGTACACGTGGCCGGGCCTCCTCGGTGGTGCAGCGTCGACGGGGTGGAGTAGTAGCCCATGCTCCTCCAGCACCTTTGCATCGAGGTAGCTTACCTTGCGGGCGGCATCCCTACCGCATCCATTCACACCGCACTTCCCTGTTGGCATGGCTCACGCCTCCACGTAGACTATATGTGGGGCTCAGGGATAAATATCCCGGTGCGTGATTAATGGTTTAAGGTGTATTCTACTTGGGGGAAGCCGTGGATTTAGAGTTAGCTGTGAGAACCGGGCTCGCGTTAGGCGCCGACTTCATTGACGTACGCTACCAGGAATACTATCATGAGTCGCTGAGCGTTGACAACGGGGTTCTAAGGGAGCTCACCACTACCCGTGCAACCGGTATAGGTGTGAGGGTCATCGTCAACGGGTTGATGGGTTATGCCACGACCAACGATCTCAGCCCTGGAAGCGTTAAGAGAACGGTTGAGGTGGCTGTTAAACTAGCTAGGGCGCTGAGGAGTAGTGGGATGCCGCAAGACATATATGAGCGCCCGGTTCAAAGGGATAGGGTTGCCAGCCACTACGTGGAGAACCCTGAAGACGTCGACTTATCGGAGAAGGCTGGATTACTGCTCGACATGTATAAGGCTGGGAGGAATATACCCGGGGTTTCAAGCCTTACAATCCCCTTCGGGTATGAAAGGGATAGAAGAGTGTATGCCTCAAGTAGAGGAGACTACGTCGACTACACTAGGAGAATGATAGGCATCGGTGTGAGAATAGTTGCGAGCAGTGGGGGAAGCCATGAAATGCTGTGGACAAGTGAATCCCGTGTAGCAGGCTGGGAGTTCATAGAGTCGTTCAACTGGCTTGACTACGTTGTCGAGAACAGTAGGCTCGCGGTCGAGGCAGCTGGGGCGCCACACGTGAAGCCGGGTAGATACGACGTCGTCCTAGACAACGAGATCGTCGGGTTAATGCTTCACGAGGCCTTCGGGCACGCGAGCGAAGCCGACATCGTGGAGGCCGGTGGCAGCGTTCTTGGAGGAAGGATAGGTAGCGAGGTTGCAAGCCCGCTTGTCTCAATAGTTGACGACGGGAGAATCGAGGGGGGAGTATACGTCCCCTACGATGACGAGGGAACTCCTAAGCTTAAAACATACACTGTGAGGAAAGGCGTGCTCTCCTCATTCCTCCACAGTCTTACAACCGCTAGAAGGCTCGGCGCCCAGCCCACGGGTAACGCAAGGATAATGTCCTTCAGGAACACGATACTCGTGAGGCAGACGAACACCTATATGGAGCCAGGGGACTGGGATCCTGTTGAAATGATAAGGGACATGAAGCGAGGGCTCTACGTGAAGGGGAAGGGTGCGATGGGTGGAGAAGTAAACCCGTTGACAGGTGCCTTCACCTTTACAAGCGGGCCAAGCTACATTGTTGAAAACGGTGAGCCAGTGAGACTCGTCAGAGGGGTAATGCTGAGCGGCATAATACTTGAAACACTTAGAAACGTCGACGCCGTTGGAAGAGACCTGGTGGTTAGGACAAGCGTGTTCGGCGGGTGCGGTAAAAGCGGTCAAACCGTTAGAGTAGGCGATGGAGGACCACATGTCAGGGTGAGAGGGTTCACTATTGGAGGTGGTTGAAGCCGTGCTGGAGAAACTCGTTGAAGCAGGCGTTGGAAAAGGGCTCAGCGAGGTTGAAGCGTACTCCGTGGAGTCAAGCATCCTCTCGCTCACAGTATCCAGCAACAAGGTTAAGGAGGCCTCTCGCTCCAGAATAGTTACCACGGGACTCAGGGGCGCGATCGGGAGGAGGGTGGGAGGCCTCGCGTTAACAGCGCTTAACGTGGATCCAGTTGAAGTGGCTGGAGAACTAGCCAGGATCGCCGGCGCAGCCCCCGAGGACCCCTACTGGCCGGGTTTCCCCACGCCTCTCCATGGAACAAGTAGAGCCCTCTGCCTCGATAAGAGGATAGCTGAGTTAAGCGAGGAGGAGGCGGTTGAGATACTCTTAAACGCTATGGAGGCCATGAGGAGTGCAGCAATATCCATGCATGTGGATGAAGCCGTAGTCGTAGAGGG
Coding sequences within it:
- a CDS encoding DEAD/DEAH box helicase, which codes for MEPRDPLVREVDAELKSMYPGSGASVIYERVEETGEPEPGPSIRDIGLPDPIVKALLRKGIERLYRFQYEAYRHILNGENTVISAGTGTGKTEAFLLPVIKRVVEGDGWNPRAMVLYPTKALARDQLNRFIEYTVYPAVSFAVYDGDTPVRLRRRIASNPPSIIVSNPDMLHTGLIYSPHVRGFAERADFMVFDELHVYEGVLGSHIHHLAERLKKSRASKPVFIGASATIGNPREFAGELFGEEFVEVRGETWRRGVVTHVLVSSGYMSRWSVTAQLCSILSRKGLRFIVFVDSQQLAELLTRILRTRHGVNVAVHRAGLPADVRRDVEAKLRSGVVDGVVATPTLELGIDIGALDAAVMASPPPSYTKYLQRAGRVGRRRRGYVFTVLGDDPIDTYYARMPERFFTQSIQPSVIEPFNEEVSKTHLLAYLLQVWRARVMDLPEEWKRVLGDLAAEGFVKTVGEYVRPVPRRARLFLMEHGSLRASGPVVEVVDSGRGEVIAYRELPVALLELYPGAIYLYTGESYMVESIDLSSKRAYARRVSGNASYTRPLYTVDVVDYDILAERRTGSGVRAAYARVVLELRVEGVVVKDMYSGETLSTVELEEPVAYRYPTRATLIKYPVPDELGARGSAEAFHAIEHALISAARVVCGSGLTDLGGVSYPSGDIVVYDAAVGGSGVAKLLYERLEDAEKVAEEIMSRCDCHDGCPRCIFSPYCGNNNQVLSRRKALYVLSKLGKARIAAAAAPLEARAGKPVA
- a CDS encoding TldD/PmbA family protein, which encodes MGEAVDLELAVRTGLALGADFIDVRYQEYYHESLSVDNGVLRELTTTRATGIGVRVIVNGLMGYATTNDLSPGSVKRTVEVAVKLARALRSSGMPQDIYERPVQRDRVASHYVENPEDVDLSEKAGLLLDMYKAGRNIPGVSSLTIPFGYERDRRVYASSRGDYVDYTRRMIGIGVRIVASSGGSHEMLWTSESRVAGWEFIESFNWLDYVVENSRLAVEAAGAPHVKPGRYDVVLDNEIVGLMLHEAFGHASEADIVEAGGSVLGGRIGSEVASPLVSIVDDGRIEGGVYVPYDDEGTPKLKTYTVRKGVLSSFLHSLTTARRLGAQPTGNARIMSFRNTILVRQTNTYMEPGDWDPVEMIRDMKRGLYVKGKGAMGGEVNPLTGAFTFTSGPSYIVENGEPVRLVRGVMLSGIILETLRNVDAVGRDLVVRTSVFGGCGKSGQTVRVGDGGPHVRVRGFTIGGG